In Magallana gigas chromosome 1, xbMagGiga1.1, whole genome shotgun sequence, the sequence aagtatttttatcaaagaTAAACGTTGGTACCCtcattttccaaaaataaaaacaactgcATAATAGTTCAATTTGATATCAAATGTGTAATTATACAGTAAAAATGGTATCTAATTTAAGAAAACAAGACAAACACCCCAACTTATAAAAAAATGAGTTCCAGTCAATTCGAtttgcagatacatgtatttgcagaTTTTTCTTTCACGAAAATGTCAATGTTGGCTAATAATTTAAAGTGtgtcatttttttgtattacgTATCTAAGTTTTAagtgtagaaaaaaaacataatttcgCACAATCCTAGAAATGAGAGAATGAATTATATTTCACAAAACATCAATTGTTTTTCTTCAGGTTCTATATTTTGATCTGATGTAAACAACTGATACTTTTAATACATAAgttaattaagtaaaatattaaaatctttttagaATTATTACAAAACAAGGTGATAGTTTTTTATTATCCTTacgtattttttgtttttatttttcgtgtatttcatctagtgtttttttttcgacattatgtttaaaatgctaaaaaaattgaaacgtcGTTTATAGTACCGTATGTTGTTATagttaatatcaaaaatattagaATCTAAATTTACAATCTTTGTCTAGGACGTTATATACAAGgcatgttttaattaaacatgataaacacAGTCCCCAAGTTAAGTATTAACTCAACAtattaaaaagaatacaaaCACCAAACGCAGATGTTTCGACAAAAACCCTCATATTTTGTCCTGTCTGATTATAGAAGCCTGCAGGCTTGTTGAGGCTACAATACGAGTCAAGGTAAAATTAATGACATCTTAGTGAAATCGTAATCGAAATTAGAATATACGatggatttaatttttttttttgtagatctGTTCTGtctaaaattataatttgacaaaataagaatttgaacatatgtaaactTTGCTTcctttttaacattaaaaaaaatcaactttccTTTACATTGTTATCCATATCACACGggtaaaaacatattttagctaattatcaaataaaattcaaagctAATCATGTCGAAAGTCCAAACGCAtaaatttttgcattgattgagtTTCATATTAGAAGAAAAATATGCATACATTTTCTCTTTAGAGCCGTTCATTAATgacatcttttatttatataagaTTAAATTTGTCTGattggttaaaaaattaaaagcgtTGTTCCGAAATGCGTTAACAACAAGAAGTGCCTTTTACTATAATCAATTTGATTCGATCAACATTGCACTGTTTTAAACACAATAACAATATAACCAAGcagatgaatttcatttaaaaaaaataaaactttgaaacCATTTAATTCAtctaacaattttttataatgattttttcgcAACCAATAAACAAGCGAGCAACCTTTAAACAATCCCGTATTACATACAACTCGTCAGGGTCTGATAGATATCGATAATAGGTCATCTTTACATGTACTCTACATTTGCATACAATcctaattaataatcaataaCTGGCACGTTTTATCTGTTTATGAGAGCTGCCTCTCTTTAATGCTGGtggtaccaaaaaaaaaaattgatagataaacaataaatagattttatatcttgtttttaAGACTTTCAATGTATCTTCTAAAGCTGTTTAAACtctaagaaagaaaaaaagaaaaatcattagAAACATATTGTTCGTTACAGTTAAACATATTCTTACCTTTAATCACTGCCGTAGTCTTCGTTAACTGCGTTACACCAGGTTTACACCAACAATAGCTATGAGGTAACGAACCAATCAAAATACAGAAtatttactttgatttatttcataTCGACGCCCTTTTCTGTTTGGAATGAACTATCCATGGTTACAATCTATAAATGCAGTTAGCCCGACATGTCGTTCGTTTGCCTGTACTAAAAAACTACGTagtaatatataaatgtaatattacaaacagagccaaatttaaaattgttgaccTAATTCTGATTATTGGATGCATTTAGATTTGTTGAAACGAAAGCAGTTTGCAATATATAAATGTTGGAATGTAAATAAAGCATGTTTCTAGCACATATAATCACAGGATGAAGCTCtgtcattcagtcaactgaatgataactAAATGGTCTGGAAATGTGACTGAATAGATGTGCAATTCTGCCTCATTTCAGTAACCTTTCAGTCACCTTTTAGTTGACTTAATGGCGGAGGTTCATCTTGTGAATATTACATAACTCCCTCTTTATTTGAAACGAATATTTTTCCAAACATGTGTGGATTTATccttgaaacattttaaaaaataaatgcaaatattgttcttatattaatttttaacgcatgttaaatgatacatgtaattccttCTTGAGAAACGAggatttgaaaaattaagagTGAAACCAATGTCTAGAAAACTTATAATCTTTTATTACAGACAATATGTTAATTAAGGGACAATTACTACTAGAATATTTCTTCCAGATAGTTATTGACATAAAATAGTTAACATCTTGAATCGTTGGTAAAGTACAAGGTTGTCCTGGTTGATAAAGTATTGTTTGAGCAATCAAAAATGTGTGGTTTGAAGGCCAATGTCGTTTTGGTTTCTAAAGTTAGATTATCTAAATGAACTTAAGACATCGATTCATATAGTGCGAGCATTTCATATGGCATGTACCTGGTCAATGTCACTATGTTTGCATTGACCAATTTGTAATATTCGTAAAGAAGCCTTCCCTTAAAAGAAAACGAGTTGTTTCAGAAAATGTAAAGAACaaagatttgaaaacaaattaaacacaTAATCTATTGACctacatatgatttttttttaagtttaagcATATGGCGCGTCTAATAATTGCTTATTTATAGCAAAGCCCGACTTTGTGCATGTTATGAAGTATCAGCCCATATGGACTAAATATTGACATGgaatgtttaatatattttacgtGGAGGTTGATTccaatctttttaaacaaaattataaccAAGGTCCTGAAAAGAGTTagcattaaataaaaattaaataaaaatcacccCATTACTAAgatcaaaaatatcaaaactacaGGTCGCCGCATTTCTTGCCAATGTAAACTGGCGTGTAACAACATCTAATGCAAGAACAACCACACATTATATAAAACAGTATTGTTAAAAATCctgaaataattattaataaaaaaaatgcacttCTTTGACGACATGCATTAAAAACGTCATAAAAACTTTTGAAGGAGTTCACCGTACAGCAGAGTATatgtaccctatatgcaacattttgacaaaaatatctaattttaGCACCTGATGCTATTTAAGATAAatcaatagaaataaaaatcctagcaCAATGCACACTTCTGgtatatgtacaatttatcTGCAAAAGTACAACTTCCTATCTCACAAAACTACAGGAGTAGTTGacgtttttattttgatgtctCTTTTTGTGGAATTTGATAGAATCGTCATTATACAGATAAAAACTTGTAAGTATTGACTTTATAAACTAATATTCCCCCTCATCCCCCTGGGACAAAATTGGATCTACCTTACCCAAGGATGCCTCCAcataagttacagcttttctggcgggttttttttcgaaaataaaTATGTGTTGTTATATCTCATTGTGGTCCCACTCTACCGCCGAAGATCGTGATTTAAAGAAACTTAAACCTACAATACCCGATAATGCTTCCATACTTAATCCACCTtttttgtcaacattttttgagaacaaaattgttaaagaaaacaacaacacatttttgaaaactattcATTATCTactattgaaattttatttaattgttcatTCTACCAAAAGTGATTACCCCTCACCAAAAATGCGTTATGTGAAGTAAGGTTGAACTTGACCCCATGGTTTtgtagaaaaaatgtaaaacgtgtacgaacaaacagacagacagccAGATAGATGCCAATGTAAAGAACAAAAATATCCCCGTAGAATAAATTCCGGGGTCATTTAAAAACGTAGATTggactgttttgaaaaaaaaatacccaactGTCTTTTTTTAAACGTTAAAGCTGATTACCAATCGTAAATAAGCACTGTCCCTAATATTTCTATTTCAGCACTGCTTTCCCTACAAACAATGTACAGTAATTTGCTGAAGAGTTATCTCCAGTGTGGACGAACATTTTGCCTAGCTGTGTAAATCGATCGCGATAAATTTATCACGTTCTACGCACTTTTTTCAAACCAGGAAAGTACTAACTTCATGTTAACTattcaatgcattatttacaaacatagTATGTGCATAAAATAAGAATTAGATGCATAAAAATGCAAAGACAACGAAGGGAACACTACACGTCGGTCACGAGTTTCAGCTGTACAATCGGGTGCAACGAAATCGAATGGTTACTATAAATAGTTCTCATGTCCGTagcaaacaatatttcattgaCAAGAATTTATTGTTAACGCTTAGATATCGTCCCCAAGGGACAATAGGGATAGTGGATACTCTGTCCTTTTAACTTAAAAGCGTGTTCTAGATATAAGTTAACAAAGCTACGTAAATTGTCAAGACACAGTTTACAAACACAATACTAGTATAGCATTGAAATGGTTATCATCGACATTTAGGCTAATCGTCCTTTTCGCAATAAAACCCCTCTAATAGCAGACAAAGTactgaatatttatttaaactcatacgaaatagtttgtttttttattctgtATTGAAATTTCAGAAATACAATATTATGGACTACATATTGAATGCAGTATTCTAATGTTCTCTTAGCATCATTATTGTTTGTGTCAGAAACTGTCCATTTACAAAGTCTGGCGACCATGGAATACCCCAATATATTGAAGCCAAAGGTCCATTCAAGAATGCAAGATGACAAGCGTTGAACCACCAGCCTCCTCCAAACCAGTCGGCACAGTTTAATGCTGTGAACAAGTCGTTATCTTGATCAAAGGTTGAGAACGACATTCCACGCAAATCACCGTCGGGATCAGTTGTTGATACAAGACCTTCACCTGCTAAAATACGTGaaaattcttttgtaaaaacaaaaccacGATAATAGCGtcgtttttatataaataatgttgTTAAAAAGATAgttatgatattatttttttgataattaataataaaatctaGCTCAAAATAGTAATCGTTTATTGTGAGTAAGCTTTACACCATATGCATATACGCAGAGAACTGTCATTTAAAACCTGACTATGAATGTATGTGATTGTGTGGTACTGAATAAGGTTACATGCAAGAGACACATCCACCAAATTATGTCATTAAGTTACctttttgtatcaaattatttCTAACCTGCACCTCTTAGtcgaaaaaaatattgaaaataaaagtttaccCAGAGTTCCAGTCGGTGTTCCACCAATGTGAAGTCTATATTTAGTTGCCTCAGATTCGATAAAGAAATAAGGATACTCTTTGTAGAATGAGCTTCCATTCAAACCAGTCATTGAGATATACAAAGAAACGTTTCTCCTGGTAAGTTGATGTAGTGGGTCATTTCCTATTGTTAAAGATAAACGACTTGTTCGCAAACATAAACAAGTAATTATGCATCGAGTCATTATAGGTTCAGAAAAATACCTTTATTCTGCAAATGTCTTTAAAGCACtttttaaatcacattttaatCCTGTTCTCTTGAACTAGTTCacaaatattaaatgcattacactaCAATACGTGAAATCGATCGAGATGTTCTCTAGTTGTCTGTTATTAAGGGCCAAGATCCATCAAACAGGTCACATTTTTAGGACAAgatgtataaaattatatatatataatgttactattacaatattttctttattatacatTCCTTGCTTTGACCTTAATATATACATCATTAAAAAAGGCTATCgattaaaactaaaaatacatttcttaactacaaatattttttttagacattGCATAGTTAACCACACAtgtaatataacaaaaaatatcaattttctgtATGCATAGACGCTTACCTCAAAGAAACCCATTTAATCAGAACAGGTAATGCACTTATCATCTAAAATAACACTAATTTAGACTGTGTTTTACCAAGCCAATAAGAATCATTAGGATCACCAAATCCAACTTTATAGGCATCCCAATCCCGATCAAATCTAAGTGTGCTTCCCAGCCGTCTCTGCACAAcctttatgaataaaaaacgaaaagaaatttatgaaaagaataaaaaggtTCTCGTAATATTACAATCTCTGCTTTGTATAtgcttgttttctttgtaccTTTGATGAGAAATGtttaagttttcttttcttttcttatttatctttattatactttttattatacctttgattttaaaaagaaaccaaacTTGTTATCTACTTTAACACAGTCTTTTACGTTAGTGTTTTACATCTTACAGTCTAAAATTGAGTATGCGAATTTTtggaaacatttttattaaagagcATACAATAAtttcactttatttatttatttttttggggggtggggttGTGGTTTTTTAACattccattttcttttttcaagattggtttgttttcataaatatcaagtattttttttttattttaggccTGTCATGTACATTTCTATGTGTATTATCTTACTGTCCAACCGCCTCCAGCTGTGTCCATATCGCAGAAAACCTGCAAAGGTCGATAGTTCAGGTCTGAGATGTCCCATGGAAAAATGGTGTATACACCGGACACAGTGTTTCCGTCCATATATAACATTTTGCAGCTTTCGGGTGAAACAGAGGTATGAACAGTTGTACCTAAAATATTacttcaaatatatatacagttaAATATCGATATCTCGAAGTTCGGGGGACCACggaaaaacttcgagatatccgggTGTTCGAGATATCCGAAGTCGAAATTCTTCGACTCCATTAGCGTTTTTGAACTTGTTTGCTTTATAAGTAGCGTGCATCATTATTCATATTATCGGTAATGTTAGGGGTGCTTACTTTTGGGAGCTGTGAActtgtttgttttatcaatcaCCGGAGTATATACCCAAGCTGTTATAACAATTACCGTGTCATCGATAGCTGCACTGGCTAAGCGTGGAGTTAATAGACTATCAGTCTTGAGAAAAGGTGTGAATTGCCGCGGGCGAGAATAACGAGGACACGACATACGGGGTGCGATTAGCAGACCGGAAAATTGACTTCACTTCGAGATAACCCaggtaaaatttgttattgGGACCGTAAACATACTTCGACATAAGCGGGGTATTCGAGATAAccgtattcgagatatcagtagttttttaaatcatatttatataggGAAAACGGCCGGGACCGGCGGCCGACTTCGACATAACCGGGGTATTCGAGATATCCCATGTTCGAGATACCGATatttacctgtacatgtattttcaatagtTTAATTTTGATGTACTTCAGACCTCAAACAAAACGTGAAACATTtaactaaaataaatatttaaagtgtGATACTAAGTTAAAGCAAGAgtgataaagaaatttattagATGGAAGAAAACAATGACCGAGATGAAAAGAGAGAGAtaggaagagagagagaga encodes:
- the LOC105339483 gene encoding ficolin-2-like: MEPHRYLVMCMMVLILVPITNAMNYQVFKAKPELQNKDIDEINMTELDSLSVIRCAVQCTNDCACFGFNSIINNCRIYKNCDLGDSVAGDNGWTYFEGTTVHTSVSPESCKMLYMDGNTVSGVYTIFPWDISDLNYRPLQVFCDMDTAGGGWTVVQRRLGSTLRFDRDWDAYKVGFGDPNDSYWLGNDPLHQLTRRNVSLYISMTGLNGSSFYKEYPYFFIESEATKYRLHIGGTPTGTLAGEGLVSTTDPDGDLRGMSFSTFDQDNDLFTALNCADWFGGGWWFNACHLAFLNGPLASIYWGIPWSPDFVNGQFLTQTIMMLREH